From the Petrotoga mexicana DSM 14811 genome, one window contains:
- a CDS encoding tRNA1(Val) (adenine(37)-N6)-methyltransferase, translated as MDTTTKIHQIDQIYRSLKLKTPNKHHLPTHASVLLLATHPAKDNSTIVELGSGIGHVSLVIGKMLPNSKIIGIEIQKELYEYSLQNKETNEINNVEFLNTEVKNVKNHFDTESIDYIISNPPHYFDGLKSQISDRKIARSAEDLKVLEDFIYASKYLLKNKGLGCFIIHPYVLSDVLIILEKNNLEPQHIYIAYGNKEKDAQLISLTFRKNGGRNLLIHPPIFFSEWSRERS; from the coding sequence ATGGACACAACCACCAAAATCCATCAAATAGACCAAATTTACAGATCACTAAAACTAAAAACACCCAACAAACATCATCTCCCAACACATGCAAGTGTACTATTATTAGCCACTCATCCAGCAAAAGACAACTCCACCATCGTCGAACTCGGAAGTGGCATAGGGCACGTCAGCCTTGTAATTGGGAAAATGCTACCAAACAGCAAAATAATAGGTATAGAAATACAAAAAGAACTATATGAATACTCCTTACAAAACAAAGAAACAAACGAAATAAACAACGTAGAATTCCTCAATACAGAAGTAAAAAACGTCAAAAATCATTTTGACACAGAATCTATAGACTATATAATTTCAAATCCTCCACACTACTTTGATGGATTAAAAAGTCAAATCAGCGATAGAAAAATTGCCAGATCAGCTGAAGACTTAAAGGTATTAGAAGATTTCATCTATGCTTCAAAATACCTTTTAAAAAACAAAGGACTAGGTTGTTTTATAATTCATCCTTACGTCCTTTCAGACGTATTAATAATCTTAGAAAAAAATAATTTAGAACCTCAACACATATATATCGCCTACGGAAACAAAGAAAAAGACGCCCAACTAATCTCTTTGACATTCAGAAAAAACGGAGGTAGAAATCTGCTCATTCACCCTCCGATCTTCTTCTCTGAATGGTCTAGGGAGCGCAGTTAA
- the dprA gene encoding DNA-processing protein DprA, with product MNILDIITLKEVYKKSNKELLEYTETNTSPTLFKEEFEENKRKIVQSLDKIKDLGIITYWDEEYPDLLKIINDPPVILYYFGDPSLLKSKTVSIVGTRKATDYGKSICAEIAKVLSSYTIVSGMAYGIDSIAQRNARKTIAVLGNGIDIIYPKSNESLYNKIKEEGLIISEYFPGTRATKYTFPYRNRIIAALSEKTIVVEAAKKSGSLITARYALDYGREVLAVPGDITRLNSYGTNYLIYSGATPIISLQHLKELFGITNLEGESPSENLEEMEVKEKILKLINEGKNNLDSICETLKEDVSTILSTIMQLEIDGKLSQENGTYFTLN from the coding sequence TTGAACATACTAGACATCATAACCCTCAAAGAAGTATATAAAAAATCCAACAAAGAACTCTTAGAATACACAGAAACAAACACATCACCCACACTATTCAAAGAAGAATTCGAAGAAAACAAAAGAAAAATCGTTCAAAGCTTAGACAAAATAAAAGATTTAGGCATAATCACTTACTGGGACGAAGAATATCCAGATCTATTAAAAATCATCAACGACCCTCCAGTAATTCTTTACTATTTCGGTGATCCATCGCTTTTAAAAAGCAAAACAGTCTCCATTGTTGGAACAAGAAAAGCCACAGATTACGGAAAATCTATATGTGCTGAAATCGCCAAAGTCCTGAGCAGCTACACTATAGTAAGTGGAATGGCATATGGAATAGATTCGATAGCCCAAAGAAACGCAAGAAAAACGATTGCCGTTCTAGGTAACGGGATAGACATAATATATCCAAAATCCAACGAATCACTCTACAACAAAATAAAAGAAGAAGGGCTAATAATATCAGAATATTTCCCAGGTACCAGGGCAACAAAATACACATTCCCGTACAGAAACCGCATAATTGCAGCTCTATCTGAAAAAACCATAGTTGTGGAAGCCGCTAAAAAAAGTGGATCACTAATAACCGCAAGATACGCACTCGATTATGGAAGAGAAGTATTAGCCGTACCAGGGGATATAACAAGGTTAAATTCATACGGTACTAATTATCTAATCTACTCTGGCGCCACCCCCATAATCTCTTTACAACACCTAAAAGAGTTATTTGGAATAACCAACTTAGAAGGGGAAAGTCCCTCTGAAAATCTTGAAGAAATGGAGGTAAAAGAAAAAATACTAAAACTAATAAACGAAGGGAAAAATAACTTAGACTCAATATGTGAAACCTTAAAAGAAGACGTCTCAACAATATTATCCACTATAATGCAACTAGAAATAGATGGGAAACTCTCCCAAGAAAACGGCACATACTTTACCCTAAATTAA